The Sporomusa termitida genome has a window encoding:
- a CDS encoding 3-keto-5-aminohexanoate cleavage protein → MAKQSKIIITAAVTGATHTPSLSPYFPATPDQIIEDAVTAHRAGAAVVHIHARDPKDCSPTPDLGVMKEIVTSIKQQCDAVVCVTTGGAVWMSSEQRLAPAVDLKPELASCNAGSVNFVFADLALKLENPKYEWEIPYLKRTNELVFTNTFTGLEYYLNTMNEHGIRPEFEVYDVGMINNIAYFMKKGLVQKPVYLQFVMGILGGIPATVDNLVYLVKTAREQIGDFVWSCAAAGRAQFPLVTAALTMGGNARVGLEDNLYLKPGVLAKSSAEQVVQIKEIAERLGLEIANSEEARQILDLKGLDKVNY, encoded by the coding sequence ATGGCAAAGCAAAGCAAAATCATCATCACGGCAGCGGTAACCGGCGCAACACATACGCCGAGTTTGAGTCCCTACTTTCCCGCTACACCGGATCAAATCATTGAGGATGCGGTAACGGCTCACCGGGCCGGGGCTGCAGTGGTCCACATTCATGCTAGAGATCCTAAGGATTGTAGCCCAACTCCTGATTTAGGGGTTATGAAGGAAATAGTTACCTCAATAAAACAACAATGTGACGCAGTGGTTTGTGTTACCACCGGCGGCGCAGTCTGGATGTCCTCGGAACAGCGTCTTGCCCCTGCGGTAGACTTAAAGCCGGAGCTGGCATCCTGTAATGCAGGTTCGGTGAACTTTGTGTTTGCTGATCTGGCATTAAAGCTGGAAAACCCAAAATACGAATGGGAAATTCCTTACCTCAAGCGTACTAACGAGCTGGTTTTTACAAACACTTTTACAGGGCTGGAGTATTATCTGAATACGATGAATGAGCACGGAATCCGTCCCGAGTTTGAGGTATATGACGTAGGCATGATCAACAACATTGCCTATTTTATGAAAAAAGGGTTAGTACAAAAACCGGTTTATCTACAATTTGTCATGGGGATATTGGGCGGGATTCCTGCGACTGTTGATAATCTCGTCTACTTGGTTAAGACAGCCCGTGAACAGATTGGTGACTTTGTTTGGTCCTGTGCGGCAGCGGGTAGGGCTCAATTTCCCCTTGTTACTGCTGCCCTGACTATGGGGGGGAACGCACGGGTCGGGCTTGAGGATAACCTGTATCTAAAACCCGGGGTGCTTGCAAAATCAAGTGCTGAGCAAGTTGTTCAGATTAAGGAAATTGCGGAGCGGCTTGGCTTGGAAATCGCCAATTCTGAGGAAGCTCGCCAAATTCTGGATCTTAAAGGCCTGGACAAAGTTAATTATTAA
- a CDS encoding ketopantoate reductase family protein, with protein MRTAILGAGALGIIIGARMTQNGQQVDLIDSFKENVDALNSNGATVTGFLEMHQPVKALTPAEITGTYDLILLLTKQTANETALPKLLPHLHKESVVCTLQNGVPEESVASYVGRERTIGGAVGFGATWLKPGVSELTSTMEAVEKFAFEIGEIDGVVRPRLEKVKEVLSTAGGTTILTNLMGIRYTKLLMNSTFSGMSAALNGTFSDVLANPKAMICVAHIADEVIKVCHGLGYRMVEMQGSDFEFLELNNKAEIPSKMDFYKKVWGRHNNKASMLQDLEKGKKTEIDYINGVVCRGGSKCGIPTPFNDKVVELVKEAEARGGVNDFSYLERFNDIIESAQ; from the coding sequence ATGAGAACAGCTATTTTAGGCGCAGGAGCCCTAGGTATTATCATTGGCGCCAGAATGACCCAAAATGGTCAGCAAGTAGATCTCATTGACTCTTTTAAAGAAAATGTGGATGCACTTAATAGCAATGGAGCTACCGTAACCGGTTTTCTTGAGATGCACCAGCCGGTAAAGGCGCTGACGCCGGCGGAAATAACCGGAACCTATGATCTCATTCTTTTATTGACAAAGCAAACGGCTAACGAAACGGCTTTACCCAAACTTCTACCCCATCTGCATAAGGAAAGCGTTGTTTGCACCCTGCAAAACGGCGTTCCGGAAGAGTCCGTGGCTTCCTATGTGGGCAGAGAGAGAACCATTGGCGGCGCTGTCGGCTTCGGTGCTACGTGGCTTAAGCCAGGTGTGTCCGAGCTTACATCCACGATGGAGGCAGTGGAAAAATTTGCCTTCGAGATCGGTGAGATCGATGGAGTAGTGCGCCCGCGACTGGAAAAAGTAAAAGAAGTCCTTAGCACCGCCGGCGGGACAACGATACTGACAAACCTGATGGGAATTCGCTATACTAAATTATTGATGAATTCGACTTTCAGCGGCATGTCGGCTGCTCTCAACGGTACGTTTAGTGACGTATTGGCCAATCCTAAGGCTATGATTTGCGTTGCTCATATTGCCGATGAGGTTATCAAGGTTTGTCACGGTCTGGGGTACCGTATGGTTGAGATGCAGGGGTCTGATTTTGAATTCCTGGAACTTAATAATAAAGCTGAAATTCCCTCAAAAATGGATTTTTACAAAAAAGTGTGGGGCCGCCATAATAACAAAGCCAGCATGCTCCAGGACCTGGAGAAGGGTAAAAAGACCGAAATCGACTATATTAACGGTGTTGTGTGCCGGGGCGGAAGCAAGTGCGGTATACCCACGCCATTCAATGATAAAGTCGTAGAACTGGTTAAAGAAGCAGAAGCCAGAGGCGGGGTAAATGATTTCAGCTATCTCGAAAGGTTCAACGATATTATCGAAAGTGCGCAATAA
- a CDS encoding GntP family permease yields the protein MEVFGILLSLFLLMFFAYRGYSVILFAPVFALLAAVSQGLSPMPAYTELFMAKAVVYVKSFFPIFILGAVFGKIMEETGLAKAIAYRILQAVGKERSILSIVIAGGVLTYGGVSLFVVVFAIYPFAAAMFKEAGIPKRLIPGCIVLGACTYTMDALPGTPQIQNIIPTSFFGTTVYAAPILGIIGGILIFLGGMYYLEWRNKTAKARGEAYGENHINEPTDIDVKDMPDWRLAIIPLLAVLIVNYVMSNVFTWDPNILAPFIAMNLPLTVSDVKNVAAIWALIISVVIGIVLAVAIGYRNLPAGGLAKALNAGAIGSLLAIMNTASEVGYGNVIAMLPGFKSIANALLSIHIGGTPLVSEGVTVTTLAAITGSASGGMSIALDLMAKDWLIWANSIGMSPDVLHRVAAMASGGLDSMPHNGVVITLLAICGLTHKQSYPDIFALVVIKTLVAFIVIAIHLATGIL from the coding sequence ATGGAAGTATTTGGAATACTGCTTAGTCTATTTTTATTAATGTTCTTTGCCTATAGAGGTTATTCCGTTATCTTATTTGCGCCGGTTTTCGCTCTTCTTGCCGCTGTAAGTCAGGGACTTTCCCCCATGCCTGCGTACACCGAACTTTTCATGGCCAAAGCAGTTGTCTATGTCAAATCTTTCTTCCCGATATTTATACTGGGTGCCGTGTTCGGGAAGATCATGGAGGAAACCGGCTTGGCAAAGGCTATTGCTTATAGGATACTACAGGCTGTTGGCAAAGAACGCAGTATTTTGTCAATAGTTATTGCCGGTGGCGTTTTAACCTATGGCGGTGTAAGCCTGTTTGTTGTTGTATTTGCCATTTATCCTTTTGCTGCTGCTATGTTTAAGGAAGCAGGTATACCAAAACGTCTGATTCCGGGTTGTATTGTCTTAGGAGCATGTACCTATACCATGGATGCTTTACCGGGGACGCCACAAATCCAGAATATTATTCCGACTAGTTTTTTTGGTACCACGGTCTATGCTGCGCCGATTCTGGGCATTATCGGCGGGATACTGATCTTCCTTGGGGGCATGTATTATCTGGAATGGCGGAACAAAACAGCTAAGGCGCGCGGCGAAGCTTACGGCGAAAACCACATTAATGAGCCCACCGACATTGATGTGAAGGATATGCCTGACTGGAGATTAGCTATAATTCCGCTGCTGGCAGTACTGATTGTTAACTATGTCATGAGCAATGTTTTTACGTGGGATCCGAATATCCTGGCCCCCTTCATTGCCATGAATTTGCCGCTGACGGTGTCCGACGTTAAGAATGTGGCAGCAATCTGGGCTTTGATTATTTCTGTTGTTATCGGTATTGTTCTGGCAGTTGCCATCGGTTACCGTAATTTGCCAGCCGGGGGCTTAGCCAAAGCCTTAAACGCCGGCGCTATCGGTTCCCTCCTGGCAATTATGAATACCGCTTCCGAGGTTGGCTATGGCAATGTTATAGCTATGTTGCCTGGTTTCAAGTCTATTGCCAATGCCCTTCTCAGTATTCATATTGGCGGAACACCGCTGGTGTCTGAGGGTGTGACTGTCACTACCCTTGCCGCTATTACCGGTTCCGCATCGGGGGGCATGTCGATTGCGTTAGATCTCATGGCTAAAGACTGGCTAATCTGGGCTAATTCTATTGGAATGTCGCCGGATGTTCTTCACCGGGTCGCAGCCATGGCTTCAGGCGGTTTGGACAGTATGCCGCACAATGGCGTGGTTATCACGCTACTGGCCATCTGCGGTTTGACCCACAAGCAGTCTTATCCGGATATTTTTGCACTGGTTGTAATTAAAACATTAGTTGCATTTATTGTTATTGCTATTCATTTGGCAACAGGCATATTATAG
- the atoD gene encoding acetate CoA-transferase subunit alpha, with the protein MFKVTAIEQAMEAVQDGITVMIGGFLAVGTPEILIDALVAKGVKDLTVIANDTAFPDKGIGKLVADRRLSKVIVSHIGTNPETGRQMNAGALQVDLVPQGTLAERIRAGGAGLGGILTPTGVGTIVAEGKSVINVDGREFLLEKPLRADVALIRAHTADTAGNLLFYRSARNFNPLMAMSANIVIAQAENIVEAGQLDPDQVMTPGILVDWIVQG; encoded by the coding sequence ATGTTCAAAGTTACTGCGATTGAACAGGCGATGGAAGCTGTACAGGACGGTATAACTGTTATGATTGGTGGATTTCTTGCCGTGGGAACGCCTGAAATATTGATAGATGCACTGGTAGCTAAAGGGGTAAAGGATCTCACCGTTATCGCCAATGACACGGCATTTCCTGATAAAGGCATAGGGAAACTTGTAGCTGACCGCCGGTTGAGCAAAGTAATCGTCTCCCATATCGGGACGAACCCTGAGACAGGGCGACAAATGAACGCCGGCGCGCTTCAGGTTGATCTTGTCCCCCAGGGAACGCTCGCCGAACGGATCCGTGCTGGCGGAGCCGGGCTGGGCGGTATCCTCACACCAACTGGTGTGGGGACGATTGTTGCCGAAGGTAAGAGCGTTATCAACGTTGACGGCAGGGAATTTTTGCTGGAAAAGCCCTTGCGGGCCGATGTGGCCTTGATCAGGGCGCATACTGCAGATACGGCCGGAAATCTGCTGTTTTATCGATCAGCCCGTAACTTTAACCCCTTGATGGCGATGTCTGCCAACATCGTTATCGCTCAGGCGGAAAACATTGTTGAAGCAGGCCAGCTTGATCCGGATCAGGTCATGACGCCTGGAATATTAGTGGACTGGATTGTCCAGGGATAA
- a CDS encoding 3-oxoacid CoA-transferase subunit B — MDAKTIIAKRVAREFKDGYVVNLGIGIPTLAADFLPAGVNVTLQSENGFVGLAPLAGQENPELVNAGGKPVSIIPGGAVFDSAMSFAIIRGGHVDVTVLGALEVDQKGNLANWMVPGKLVPGMGGAMDLVAGAKKVIVAMEHTAKDGVPKILKKCTLPLTGKGAVNLIITNLCVFAVTPAGLILQETAPGVTVDEVRAKTKAEFALSDCVAVHPVSNK; from the coding sequence ATGGATGCAAAAACAATAATTGCTAAACGGGTGGCCCGGGAGTTCAAGGATGGTTATGTCGTTAATCTGGGTATTGGTATACCAACTCTGGCTGCGGATTTCCTGCCGGCCGGCGTGAACGTTACCCTTCAGTCGGAGAATGGCTTCGTAGGCCTGGCTCCCCTGGCAGGACAAGAGAATCCCGAGCTTGTAAATGCGGGGGGTAAACCCGTTTCGATTATCCCCGGCGGCGCAGTATTTGACAGCGCGATGTCTTTCGCTATCATCCGGGGCGGACATGTTGATGTGACCGTCCTTGGTGCGTTGGAGGTTGACCAGAAAGGAAATCTCGCTAACTGGATGGTTCCAGGCAAATTGGTGCCAGGTATGGGCGGAGCAATGGATCTTGTAGCCGGAGCAAAGAAGGTTATTGTGGCGATGGAACACACCGCTAAAGACGGAGTACCCAAGATATTGAAAAAATGCACCCTGCCGCTGACCGGAAAAGGCGCCGTGAACTTAATTATCACCAATTTGTGCGTGTTTGCAGTGACGCCGGCAGGACTAATTCTTCAGGAGACCGCACCAGGCGTGACGGTGGACGAAGTGCGGGCCAAGACTAAGGCTGAATTTGCCCTCTCAGATTGCGTGGCTGTCCATCCTGTTAGCAATAAATAA
- a CDS encoding uroporphyrinogen decarboxylase family protein, whose product MPNYQQLFGERFTRLTTAISGGTPDRVPVVLAADSFFARHMTVALADYLADLEVSSQTNLKSLAQLGEIDGIQYLVPCVHALGAATFAKVKLPGRELPPDAQWQIDEISPMSVADYDVILDKGFAYYQQQIFEKYLPFAVPDLQKYISSDWQKIVTNYVNAGIVPFSPLIFGVPFDVLSSARGMANLTNDLYRIPDKVEAVLDVITTELIAMIKMQSEQIKPFAVFTGATRCAPEYMSAKMWERFALPFLKRQVEAVVDSGAYALLHWDNNWTRAIDYLREFPQGKCILSSDSNTDLYKAKQVLNGHMCIMGDVPAAMLTLGTPDEVYKYSRKLIANLGPDGFILAVGCCTPLNAKPENVQAMIAAATGK is encoded by the coding sequence ATGCCGAACTATCAACAATTATTCGGGGAACGTTTTACCAGACTTACCACAGCAATCTCAGGGGGGACACCAGACCGGGTGCCTGTCGTTCTAGCTGCTGATTCTTTTTTTGCCCGGCACATGACAGTAGCCTTAGCCGATTATCTTGCAGATCTGGAGGTAAGTAGTCAAACCAATCTGAAATCACTAGCCCAGCTTGGCGAGATTGATGGTATTCAGTATTTAGTACCTTGCGTTCATGCCCTGGGAGCGGCAACTTTTGCCAAAGTAAAACTGCCAGGCCGGGAATTGCCCCCTGATGCTCAATGGCAAATTGATGAAATCTCCCCGATGTCTGTGGCGGATTATGATGTCATCTTAGATAAAGGGTTTGCCTATTATCAGCAGCAAATATTTGAAAAGTATCTGCCGTTTGCCGTACCTGATTTACAAAAGTACATATCGTCTGACTGGCAGAAAATAGTTACGAACTATGTTAATGCCGGCATTGTACCATTTAGTCCATTAATCTTTGGCGTTCCCTTTGATGTTCTTTCCAGTGCCAGGGGGATGGCTAATTTAACCAATGATTTGTATCGCATACCAGATAAGGTGGAAGCCGTATTAGATGTTATTACCACAGAACTGATTGCTATGATAAAAATGCAAAGCGAGCAGATTAAACCATTCGCTGTCTTTACCGGCGCAACCCGGTGTGCGCCGGAATATATGTCGGCTAAAATGTGGGAACGCTTTGCGCTGCCGTTTCTTAAAAGGCAGGTAGAAGCTGTAGTGGACTCAGGGGCTTATGCATTACTCCATTGGGACAATAATTGGACTCGGGCTATCGACTATTTGCGAGAGTTTCCCCAAGGTAAGTGTATCTTATCTTCTGATAGTAACACTGATTTATATAAGGCCAAACAAGTATTGAACGGTCATATGTGTATTATGGGTGATGTACCAGCAGCCATGCTTACATTAGGAACACCGGATGAAGTATATAAATACAGCCGTAAGCTGATTGCCAATTTAGGGCCGGACGGCTTCATTTTAGCTGTGGGCTGCTGTACTCCTCTTAATGCAAAACCGGAAAATGTGCAAGCCATGATTGCTGCAGCCACTGGTAAATAA
- a CDS encoding S-layer homology domain-containing protein: MKRMLITLVGLIVFCISNLAFASSSTFSDLPSTHWAYAAVQKLADAGIVDGFGDGTFRGDKNMTRYEMAIVVANALTKEDKANAENKVLLEKLSAEFSKELTSLGVRVKTLEDKDTNSLKFSGVARIRHEWTKNPRPLVPDDALGGDPYYTGQPTDKSEFRTALYVFIDKKFDSNNYFHATIGNDSISGDTRTDSSIQFEEAYYASKNSNFEWAAGRFIPTLGKGLLFSAPYVDGGKVSFGNDVKLTVYSGKKTDYTWLLADTQFKLNEKTNLSFAYVSNGEDSATGLDYYDSKAVGVEYTGFSNINLQGEYGVNTATNAKAFNDGKSPKGIYLKAKYKGANPFAVGTVGAWAGYRKADNGFDILQYTGALNAPNNWTYPAQGSSVNNVKGFEYGVEVTVAPQAILSVIYGDLQAEKVGGLGLADKSQKFLISQLTWIF, translated from the coding sequence ATGAAGAGAATGTTAATAACCCTCGTTGGACTGATCGTCTTTTGCATTTCCAATTTGGCATTTGCTTCCAGCAGTACCTTTAGTGACCTTCCGTCAACGCACTGGGCCTATGCTGCCGTGCAGAAGCTGGCCGATGCAGGCATTGTCGACGGGTTTGGCGACGGTACGTTCCGTGGCGACAAAAATATGACCAGGTATGAAATGGCTATTGTTGTTGCTAATGCGTTAACTAAGGAAGATAAGGCTAATGCCGAAAACAAGGTATTATTGGAAAAGTTGTCGGCTGAGTTTTCTAAAGAATTGACAAGTCTAGGTGTTCGTGTTAAAACCCTGGAGGACAAGGATACTAATAGCTTGAAATTTTCCGGCGTAGCGCGAATCAGGCATGAATGGACCAAGAATCCACGTCCACTTGTACCTGATGACGCTTTGGGGGGGGATCCGTATTATACTGGTCAACCAACCGATAAATCGGAATTTCGTACTGCTTTGTACGTATTTATAGACAAAAAGTTTGACAGCAACAATTACTTTCACGCTACAATCGGCAATGATTCAATATCAGGAGATACGAGAACAGATAGCTCGATTCAGTTTGAGGAAGCTTATTATGCCAGTAAGAATAGTAATTTTGAATGGGCTGCCGGAAGATTTATTCCCACACTCGGCAAAGGGCTGTTGTTTAGTGCACCCTATGTAGACGGCGGCAAAGTGAGCTTTGGCAATGATGTGAAACTGACTGTTTATTCTGGTAAAAAAACCGATTATACCTGGCTGCTAGCCGATACGCAGTTCAAATTAAATGAGAAAACTAACCTATCATTTGCTTACGTTTCCAATGGAGAAGATTCCGCCACCGGTCTCGATTATTATGATTCTAAAGCAGTGGGTGTAGAATACACCGGCTTCTCTAATATCAACCTGCAAGGTGAGTATGGCGTAAATACGGCAACGAATGCCAAAGCGTTTAATGACGGGAAATCACCGAAAGGAATATATCTTAAAGCCAAATATAAGGGGGCGAATCCGTTTGCAGTAGGAACAGTAGGCGCTTGGGCAGGGTACCGAAAAGCTGACAATGGTTTTGATATATTACAATATACGGGCGCATTAAACGCTCCCAATAACTGGACATATCCTGCGCAAGGCAGCAGTGTCAACAATGTTAAAGGTTTTGAATATGGGGTTGAAGTAACAGTTGCGCCGCAGGCTATCCTTTCAGTCATCTATGGTGATTTGCAAGCTGAAAAAGTAGGCGGTTTAGGGTTAGCGGACAAGAGCCAGAAATTCTTGATTAGCCAGTTAACCTGGATTTTCTAA
- a CDS encoding helix-turn-helix domain-containing protein — translation MSLGSKLRGARLAKGLSQIEVKRITGINNKTLSNYENSVSSPDPGTLKSLAELYEVTTDYLLDRNIATQEISTYREQYKKAPILASIPCGRTLAEQQDKLGEMLLPPGIPAGEYYYLFASGDSMEPTIYAGDMVLVHITTTIINGKVYAVRVDNETTLKRVFRYNDRVELVPDNPKHPRQIYSSKQLFVNGQLIKIMRDIK, via the coding sequence TTGAGTTTGGGATCAAAACTTCGTGGTGCCCGTCTGGCCAAAGGTTTATCGCAGATTGAAGTAAAAAGAATAACAGGCATAAACAATAAAACGCTTTCTAATTATGAAAATAGTGTAAGCTCCCCTGATCCTGGTACGTTGAAAAGTCTGGCTGAGCTGTATGAGGTAACAACCGATTACCTTTTGGACAGGAATATTGCTACCCAGGAAATATCAACCTATCGGGAACAATATAAAAAAGCCCCGATACTTGCTTCTATTCCATGCGGCAGGACGCTTGCAGAACAGCAGGATAAACTAGGGGAAATGCTATTACCCCCCGGAATACCAGCTGGTGAATATTATTATCTGTTTGCCAGCGGCGATAGCATGGAGCCCACTATATATGCTGGCGATATGGTTTTAGTCCATATCACAACTACTATCATTAACGGGAAAGTGTATGCTGTCCGGGTCGATAATGAAACCACTTTAAAAAGAGTATTTCGATATAATGATCGGGTTGAATTAGTACCGGACAATCCTAAACACCCACGACAAATCTATAGCTCCAAGCAGCTTTTTGTTAATGGGCAGCTAATAAAGATTATGAGAGATATAAAGTAA
- a CDS encoding transketolase, giving the protein MACINDHWQSQVRQVAQGIRRRVMEHTVRNHGGYLSQACSAAEILATLYLRIMHLGKTEKALVPAPFAGVPGPDNSAAFTGALFNGPRGPEYDRFILSPSQYALVLYALLIETGRMDPAGLEQFNVDGFTVEMIGAEHSPGMEVMTGSLGQGLSQAAGIAMARRLKGESGKVWVFMSDGEWQSGQNWEALQAITHHKLDNIGIYVDVNGQQCDGAMCDVMAIEPFADRLTAFGARVYQVDGHNLDALVRPVLEPGCAGKPVIVLADTKPWQGIDILKKRYPKLHYVRFASGDEQAEYAGILQTML; this is encoded by the coding sequence ATGGCTTGCATAAACGATCACTGGCAGTCGCAGGTCAGACAGGTTGCGCAGGGGATTAGACGCCGGGTTATGGAGCACACGGTCCGCAATCATGGCGGCTATCTGAGTCAGGCCTGTTCGGCGGCTGAGATTCTGGCTACTTTGTACCTGCGGATTATGCATCTGGGCAAGACGGAAAAAGCGCTGGTACCGGCACCTTTCGCCGGTGTACCCGGCCCTGACAATAGCGCAGCGTTTACCGGTGCGCTGTTTAACGGGCCCCGGGGACCTGAATATGACCGGTTTATTTTATCACCCTCCCAGTATGCGCTGGTTTTGTATGCCCTGTTGATTGAGACCGGCAGAATGGATCCTGCCGGTCTGGAGCAGTTTAATGTGGACGGTTTTACTGTAGAGATGATTGGGGCCGAGCATTCGCCGGGGATGGAGGTTATGACCGGTTCTCTCGGACAAGGCCTGAGCCAGGCCGCCGGGATCGCCATGGCCCGCCGACTAAAGGGCGAGTCAGGCAAAGTCTGGGTGTTTATGTCTGATGGTGAATGGCAGTCAGGCCAAAACTGGGAGGCTTTGCAGGCCATTACTCATCATAAACTTGATAATATCGGTATTTATGTGGATGTCAATGGCCAGCAGTGTGACGGGGCGATGTGTGATGTTATGGCGATTGAACCTTTTGCCGACCGGCTCACGGCTTTCGGCGCCAGGGTATATCAGGTGGATGGTCATAATTTGGACGCGCTTGTCAGGCCGGTGCTTGAGCCCGGTTGTGCTGGGAAACCGGTTATTGTATTAGCGGACACAAAGCCCTGGCAGGGCATCGACATTCTAAAAAAACGGTATCCGAAGCTTCATTATGTCCGCTTTGCCAGCGGTGATGAGCAGGCAGAGTATGCCGGCATTTTGCAAACTATGCTGTAG
- a CDS encoding transketolase family protein codes for MEILSKVHARNFVMWAKDKPTVYVLSADLTSSTEADLFRDAYPERFLSMGIAEQNMLSFAGGMAREGLHPFIHTFAVFIYRRAYDQIAVSVAYPNLPVRMIGFLPGVTTPGGATHQAIEDIAVMRALPNMTIFECGDATDVESVLDAAHKVDGPVYIRMLRGEIPRLFAPTDTIQFNKARLISRGSDLTVLSTGICTEEAMRAIQVLEKRGLSVQHMHITTLKPFSDAAVMTAIARSRYGVITMENHSIIGGLGTIVAEQMAEAGIGRKLVRIGLQDTFVHGASRAYLMHKYRLDAMALIDEVQKLAGQNFSISEAELAQVYIAPGHSDAKPEAL; via the coding sequence GTGGAGATTTTATCAAAAGTGCATGCCCGTAACTTTGTTATGTGGGCTAAAGATAAACCAACGGTTTATGTTCTGTCGGCTGATCTTACCAGTTCAACCGAGGCTGATCTTTTTCGTGATGCCTATCCGGAACGCTTTCTGTCTATGGGCATTGCCGAGCAGAATATGCTCAGTTTCGCCGGCGGCATGGCCAGGGAGGGCCTGCATCCGTTTATCCATACCTTTGCTGTCTTTATCTACCGCCGGGCGTATGATCAGATTGCGGTTTCGGTAGCTTACCCCAATCTGCCGGTCCGTATGATCGGATTTCTGCCAGGCGTGACCACCCCGGGCGGGGCAACTCATCAGGCCATTGAAGACATTGCCGTAATGCGGGCATTGCCGAATATGACTATTTTTGAATGCGGTGATGCCACTGATGTCGAAAGCGTGCTGGACGCAGCCCATAAGGTTGACGGACCTGTCTATATCCGGATGCTGAGAGGGGAGATTCCTCGCTTGTTTGCGCCCACAGATACGATTCAATTTAACAAAGCGCGTCTGATCAGCCGCGGCAGTGATCTTACCGTGTTATCAACAGGGATTTGTACCGAAGAGGCTATGCGGGCCATACAGGTGTTAGAAAAACGCGGCTTGTCGGTACAGCATATGCATATCACCACCTTAAAGCCTTTTAGTGATGCTGCGGTGATGACAGCGATTGCCCGGTCGCGGTATGGTGTAATAACCATGGAAAACCATTCCATCATCGGCGGTCTGGGGACTATTGTCGCCGAGCAGATGGCTGAGGCCGGGATTGGCAGGAAACTGGTCCGGATTGGCCTGCAGGATACGTTTGTTCATGGTGCCAGCAGGGCCTATCTAATGCACAAATATCGACTGGATGCGATGGCGCTGATTGATGAAGTACAGAAACTTGCAGGGCAGAATTTTTCCATATCAGAGGCTGAGCTGGCGCAGGTTTATATTGCCCCTGGGCACAGCGACGCCAAGCCGGAGGCTTTATAA